Proteins encoded together in one Anaerococcus murdochii window:
- a CDS encoding UxaA family hydrolase, which produces MKAYLKINPNDNVAIAVRDLEKDLKIEEFDLSLKEDIKRGHKFAIKDIKKGEDIVKYGMPIGHALADIKKGSWVHIHNLKTNLSDIISYDYDKKEVSLKDDLLDESLKFQGYLREDGRAGIRNEIWIVPGVGCINQTCNNLVKMASKKYPDVTFQAITHTHGCSQLGDDLEMTRDILAGLIKNPNAAGVLVVSLGCENNVISEFKEYIKPYNEKRVKFLTVQEVEDEYQTGLDLIDDLVAYRNTFKKEALPISKLTVGFKCGGSDGFSGITANPLCGYTSDKLVKNGATTMLTEVPEMFGAEKLLMNRAKDEETFEDIVSMINNFKEYFKSHGQNIYENPSPGNKDGGISTLEDKSLGCIQKGGSSEVENVLGLGEQSHVKGLNLLNGPGNDQVSCTNLAASGCTLIVFTTGRGNPFGSIVPTVKMSTNTELAKKKTNWIDFDAGRVISEGLSFEELRDEFITYLLEVASGKETNNEKYDFREISIFKDGVTL; this is translated from the coding sequence ATGAAAGCATATTTAAAAATTAATCCCAATGACAATGTGGCCATAGCTGTAAGAGACCTGGAAAAAGACCTTAAAATCGAGGAATTTGACCTAAGCCTTAAAGAAGATATAAAAAGAGGTCACAAATTCGCCATAAAAGATATAAAAAAAGGCGAAGACATAGTAAAATACGGCATGCCAATAGGTCATGCCCTAGCAGATATAAAAAAAGGATCCTGGGTCCATATTCATAACTTAAAGACCAACCTTTCTGACATAATTTCTTATGACTACGACAAAAAAGAAGTTAGTCTAAAAGATGACTTACTCGATGAAAGCCTTAAGTTCCAAGGTTATTTAAGGGAAGATGGTAGGGCAGGAATCAGAAATGAAATTTGGATTGTGCCAGGAGTTGGTTGTATCAACCAAACTTGTAACAACCTTGTAAAAATGGCCAGCAAAAAATATCCAGATGTGACCTTCCAAGCTATAACCCACACCCATGGATGTTCACAACTAGGCGATGACCTAGAAATGACTAGAGATATCCTAGCTGGATTAATCAAAAATCCAAATGCAGCTGGAGTCTTAGTTGTATCCCTGGGTTGCGAAAACAATGTAATTAGCGAATTTAAAGAATATATAAAACCATATAACGAAAAAAGAGTAAAATTCTTAACTGTTCAAGAAGTGGAAGACGAATACCAAACAGGTCTGGATTTAATTGATGACCTAGTTGCCTATAGAAATACGTTCAAAAAGGAAGCGCTTCCAATTTCTAAATTAACAGTTGGATTTAAGTGCGGAGGATCAGATGGATTTTCAGGTATAACAGCAAATCCATTGTGCGGATATACTTCAGACAAACTGGTAAAAAACGGTGCCACAACAATGCTAACCGAAGTTCCAGAAATGTTTGGGGCAGAAAAACTCCTTATGAACCGTGCCAAAGATGAGGAAACCTTTGAAGATATTGTAAGCATGATTAATAATTTCAAAGAATACTTCAAAAGTCACGGACAAAACATATACGAAAACCCATCACCAGGTAATAAAGATGGTGGAATTTCAACCCTAGAAGACAAATCTCTAGGATGCATACAGAAGGGAGGAAGCTCAGAAGTAGAAAATGTCCTAGGACTAGGAGAGCAAAGTCATGTGAAAGGATTAAACCTCCTAAACGGACCGGGAAACGACCAAGTATCCTGCACCAACCTTGCAGCAAGCGGTTGTACCCTAATAGTGTTCACAACAGGCAGGGGCAATCCATTTGGATCGATAGTACCAACAGTTAAAATGTCAACAAACACAGAACTAGCCAAGAAAAAAACAAATTGGATAGATTTTGACGCAGGCAGGGTAATAAGTGAAGGCCTAAGCTTTGAAGAGTTAAGAGATGAATTTATAACCTACTTACTAGAAGTAGCCAGCGGCAAAGAAACCAACAACGAAAAATACGACTTTAGAGAAATTTCAATCTTTAAGGACGGAGTAACATTATAG
- a CDS encoding LacI family DNA-binding transcriptional regulator, with protein sequence MFLQNGSASILGNLTYGGDYIKTDNLNIYDIAKEANVSISTVSRVMNNSGSVSQKTRDKVEAIIKKADYSPNNIARSLASKKSSLIGLLVPDIRNYFHSQACYEIDNLLKEYGYRTLLSNTTRDLDEKIKNLKIQKQQQVEGIITIGSDYNEKEFIDEAVELNKIIPIIQLNNYNENLVSVYCDEKNGMDQALAYLKSNNYQKPAFVYITRSKNNRAFNEKKKGYEQGLNKYYKDNAYIEIFLDDYSYEDLLKKIKAEGIDAIQCENDNIAIKLFKFFTDKGLDVPGDIGIIGFDNQLTTDYTQKRISSIDHKIYDHSKVAVDLLLELINDKEVKRDNVIKPELVVKETT encoded by the coding sequence ATTTTTCTACAAAATGGAAGCGCTTCCATTTTAGGAAATTTAACTTATGGGGGCGATTATATCAAGACAGATAATTTAAATATTTATGATATAGCCAAAGAAGCTAATGTCTCAATTTCAACTGTCTCTAGAGTTATGAATAATTCTGGCAGTGTCAGTCAAAAGACTAGGGATAAGGTTGAGGCAATCATAAAAAAAGCAGACTATAGTCCAAACAATATTGCCAGATCCTTGGCTAGTAAAAAATCTTCATTGATTGGCCTTTTAGTTCCTGATATAAGAAATTATTTCCATTCCCAAGCTTGCTATGAGATTGATAATTTGCTTAAGGAATATGGCTACAGAACTTTGTTATCAAATACTACTAGGGATCTTGATGAAAAAATAAAAAATCTAAAGATTCAAAAGCAACAACAGGTTGAAGGGATTATAACAATTGGTTCTGATTACAATGAAAAAGAATTTATTGATGAGGCTGTAGAGTTAAATAAAATAATACCTATAATTCAGCTAAATAACTACAATGAAAATCTTGTCAGTGTTTATTGTGACGAAAAAAATGGTATGGACCAAGCCTTGGCCTATTTAAAGTCAAATAATTACCAAAAACCAGCCTTCGTTTACATAACAAGAAGTAAGAATAATAGGGCTTTCAACGAAAAAAAGAAGGGCTATGAACAAGGCCTAAATAAATATTATAAAGATAATGCTTATATCGAAATTTTCTTGGATGATTATTCTTATGAAGACTTACTTAAAAAAATTAAGGCTGAAGGGATTGATGCAATCCAATGTGAAAACGATAATATAGCAATTAAACTTTTTAAGTTTTTCACAGATAAGGGCTTGGATGTGCCTGGTGATATTGGAATTATCGGTTTTGATAACCAGCTAACAACTGATTATACACAAAAAAGAATAAGTTCGATCGACCATAAGATTTACGACCACTCCAAGGTTGCTGTAGACCTCCTATTGGAGTTGATAAATGATAAAGAAGTTAAAAGAGATAATGTTATAAAACCAGAACTGGTAGTAAAGGAGACAACATAA
- the uxaC gene encoding glucuronate isomerase has product MALINDDFILQSEYAKTLFHKYAKDMPIFDFHCHLEAKEIYENKNFDSITQVWLGGDHYKWRVMRACGISEEYITGNKTDKEKFDKWAYVVPRLLGNPLYHWTSLELNNFFGIKEELNPETADEIYKKTNELLQKDEFKPRALIERSNVRALCTTNDPVDDLKYHKLLKEEDFNVKVKPAFRPDKALNIEKVDFKDYLKDLGHTAGIEIKDFKDIKAALQQRIDFFGENECSASDHALKYFPYIKKDEKEIDEIVAKAIRGEKIEILEEEAYKTALLIFLAKEYKKRDWVMEIHVAAIRDNSKALFDRLGPDVGNDAVNDELRAENLANLMSDFEEGDGLPKILLFSLNENDYYPLATIGGSFNRENETGISNIQIGTAWWFADHLDGMEKQMTMFAQTGVFANFVGMLTDSRSFLSYPRHEYFRRILCNFIGEKVAKGQYPWKEEYLGQMVKDISFNNATKYIK; this is encoded by the coding sequence ATGGCATTAATCAACGATGATTTTATTTTACAAAGCGAATATGCAAAGACACTCTTTCATAAATATGCCAAAGATATGCCAATCTTTGACTTCCATTGCCACCTAGAAGCAAAGGAAATTTATGAAAACAAAAACTTTGATTCAATTACACAAGTTTGGCTCGGAGGAGACCACTACAAATGGCGTGTGATGCGTGCTTGTGGTATTTCTGAAGAATATATAACAGGAAACAAAACTGATAAAGAAAAGTTTGATAAATGGGCATATGTAGTACCAAGACTATTGGGAAATCCCCTATATCATTGGACATCCCTAGAACTTAATAACTTTTTTGGAATAAAAGAAGAACTAAATCCAGAAACAGCAGATGAAATCTACAAAAAAACAAATGAACTTCTTCAAAAAGATGAATTCAAACCAAGAGCTTTAATAGAAAGATCAAATGTAAGGGCCCTATGCACAACAAATGATCCGGTAGATGACTTAAAATACCACAAACTATTAAAAGAAGAAGATTTCAATGTGAAAGTAAAACCAGCTTTCAGACCAGACAAGGCCTTAAACATTGAAAAAGTAGATTTCAAAGATTACTTAAAAGACCTTGGCCATACGGCAGGAATTGAAATCAAAGATTTCAAAGATATAAAGGCAGCCCTTCAACAAAGGATTGACTTCTTTGGAGAAAATGAATGCTCTGCAAGTGACCACGCCCTAAAATATTTCCCATACATCAAAAAAGATGAAAAAGAAATAGATGAGATAGTTGCAAAGGCTATAAGGGGAGAAAAAATCGAAATATTAGAAGAAGAAGCTTATAAAACAGCCCTTCTAATTTTCCTAGCCAAAGAATATAAAAAACGTGATTGGGTAATGGAAATTCACGTAGCAGCAATTAGAGACAATTCAAAAGCCTTGTTTGATAGACTGGGTCCAGACGTTGGAAATGACGCAGTAAATGACGAACTAAGGGCAGAAAACCTAGCCAACCTAATGAGTGATTTTGAAGAAGGCGATGGACTTCCAAAAATCTTGTTATTCTCACTAAACGAAAATGATTACTATCCATTAGCCACAATTGGTGGATCATTTAACAGGGAAAATGAAACAGGCATATCAAATATTCAAATAGGAACAGCTTGGTGGTTTGCAGACCACTTAGACGGCATGGAAAAACAAATGACCATGTTCGCCCAAACAGGAGTATTCGCTAACTTTGTAGGAATGCTAACAGACTCAAGGAGCTTCCTATCATACCCAAGACACGAATACTTTAGAAGAATCCTATGCAACTTCATAGGAGAAAAAGTAGCCAAAGGCCAATACCCATGGAAAGAAGAATACTTGGGTCAAATGGTAAAAGATATTTCATTTAATAACGCAACAAAATATATAAAATAA
- a CDS encoding sugar kinase translates to MKDKIVCMGELVLRLSPPGFERLVQAESFRPIYGGSEANVAIALANLGQKVKYITRLPDNEIGYAGLNNLRNYGIDMDYTALGGDRIGIYFAENGIGLRASKVIYDRKHSAMSQARYFEYDWQAIFEDAKIFFLSGITAALSEEGRELTTYAIKRAKEFGVKVIFDLNYRANLWPLEEAAAFYKTILNDVDILIGVLPTLHSSFKGVFDNVSLANMLIDLYKKYDLEYAISTIRTSYSASRNSLSAGAYCGDEYIKTRAYEFDIVDRIGGGDAFAAGLINSLFKGNDIYDALEFGVALSTLKHTMEGDFAIFTERQVRSLISGNRRMMFH, encoded by the coding sequence TCGAGAGATTAGTCCAGGCTGAATCTTTCAGACCTATCTATGGAGGCAGTGAAGCCAACGTAGCCATAGCCCTAGCCAACCTTGGACAAAAAGTAAAATATATAACAAGGTTACCTGATAATGAAATAGGCTATGCAGGCCTAAACAACCTAAGAAACTACGGTATAGATATGGATTATACAGCCCTAGGTGGAGACAGAATAGGAATCTACTTTGCAGAAAACGGCATAGGCCTTAGGGCATCAAAGGTAATCTATGACAGAAAACACTCAGCCATGAGCCAGGCTAGATACTTTGAATATGATTGGCAAGCGATTTTTGAAGACGCAAAAATATTCTTTCTATCAGGAATCACAGCCGCCCTATCGGAAGAAGGTAGAGAACTAACCACCTACGCCATAAAAAGAGCCAAGGAATTTGGAGTAAAAGTCATCTTTGACCTAAACTACAGGGCAAACCTCTGGCCACTCGAAGAGGCAGCTGCCTTTTATAAAACAATCCTAAACGACGTAGACATCCTAATAGGAGTCCTCCCAACCCTTCACTCATCATTTAAGGGAGTATTTGACAACGTAAGTTTAGCAAATATGCTAATAGACTTATACAAAAAATATGACCTAGAATACGCTATATCAACAATCAGAACATCCTACTCAGCATCAAGAAATTCCCTATCAGCAGGAGCATATTGTGGGGACGAATACATAAAAACCCGTGCCTACGAATTTGATATAGTAGACAGAATCGGCGGAGGAGACGCCTTCGCAGCAGGCCTAATAAACTCGCTATTCAAAGGAAACGACATCTACGACGCCCTAGAATTTGGAGTGGCCCTATCAACCCTAAAACACACAATGGAAGGCGACTTCGCAATCTTCACAGAAAGACAAGTAAGGTCCCTAATATCAGGAAACAGAAGAATGATGTTTCATTAA
- a CDS encoding tagaturonate reductase, with protein sequence MENISEIVKKEKRKETILQFGEGNFLRAFVDWMIDLSNERDNKPGDVVIVQPIANGIVDLLNEQNGIYTLSMRGNSETGKKIENRVIKSVSRGINPYADFKAYKEFVESEDLKYVISNTTEAGISYHEEDFKEDQVQDSFPAKVAQLLYFRYKKYDGDLDKGLVFFPVELIDNNGYYLEKYVNQHIDHWGLGDDFKEWFKKANHITSTLVDRIVTGRPSPEEAQEFFKENGYEDKLLVFSELFNLWVIEGDKERAKDFGFENLPCNVIWTDNVAPYKKRKVRILNGGHTSTVPAAVIHGHDIVRDFMEDEVFANYLNDLIDQEVIPNIDLPKEDLVKFKNEVFLRFNNPYVDHKLLSITLNSISKFNARCLPSIVDFYNESGKTPKHFAFSLASLIRFYEIEETSEGYFGKDENGKTYPVKDDQDLLEFFAAKAKDENYIDQVLDSDIWGYDLSKLGDFKEAVKKYYEEIKAKSIREVMKEI encoded by the coding sequence ATGGAAAACATTTCGGAGATTGTGAAAAAAGAAAAGAGAAAAGAGACTATTTTACAGTTCGGGGAGGGTAACTTCCTTAGGGCCTTTGTTGACTGGATGATTGATCTTTCAAATGAAAGGGATAACAAACCAGGCGATGTAGTTATTGTCCAACCTATTGCAAATGGTATTGTAGATTTGCTTAACGAACAAAACGGCATCTACACTCTCTCAATGAGAGGCAATAGTGAGACTGGCAAGAAGATTGAAAATAGGGTGATTAAGTCAGTTTCAAGGGGTATTAACCCATATGCTGATTTTAAGGCTTACAAAGAATTTGTGGAAAGCGAAGACCTCAAATATGTAATTTCAAACACTACAGAGGCTGGTATTTCCTATCATGAAGAAGACTTCAAAGAAGACCAAGTTCAAGATTCTTTCCCAGCCAAAGTTGCCCAACTTTTATACTTTAGATACAAAAAATATGATGGTGACTTAGATAAGGGGCTGGTATTTTTCCCAGTCGAGCTAATTGACAATAATGGCTACTATTTAGAAAAATATGTAAACCAACACATAGATCACTGGGGGCTTGGGGATGACTTCAAAGAATGGTTTAAAAAAGCCAATCACATTACATCTACACTTGTAGATAGGATTGTAACTGGTAGACCTTCTCCAGAAGAGGCCCAAGAATTTTTCAAGGAAAATGGCTACGAAGATAAACTCCTAGTATTTTCAGAACTCTTTAACCTTTGGGTTATAGAAGGTGATAAGGAAAGAGCTAAGGACTTTGGATTCGAAAACCTTCCTTGCAATGTGATTTGGACTGACAATGTAGCCCCATACAAGAAGAGAAAGGTAAGAATCCTAAACGGTGGTCATACTTCAACAGTGCCAGCAGCTGTTATCCACGGCCACGACATTGTAAGGGACTTTATGGAAGATGAAGTATTTGCAAACTACCTAAATGATTTGATTGACCAAGAGGTAATTCCAAATATCGACCTTCCAAAAGAAGACTTGGTTAAATTTAAAAATGAAGTTTTCCTAAGGTTTAACAATCCATACGTAGACCACAAACTTTTATCTATAACCCTAAACTCAATTTCAAAATTCAACGCTAGGTGCTTACCAAGCATAGTTGATTTCTACAATGAGAGTGGAAAGACTCCAAAACACTTTGCCTTTTCTCTAGCATCATTAATTAGGTTTTATGAGATAGAAGAAACAAGCGAAGGATACTTCGGAAAAGACGAAAATGGCAAGACATATCCAGTAAAAGATGACCAAGACTTACTTGAATTTTTCGCAGCAAAAGCAAAGGATGAAAATTATATTGACCAAGTTCTAGATTCTGATATTTGGGGATACGACCTAAGCAAACTTGGAGATTTCAAAGAAGCGGTTAAGAAATACTACGAAGAAATCAAGGCTAAGTCCATAAGGGAGGTAATGAAGGAAATATGA